The nucleotide window TTGACTACGCCGCTACCAAATGTAGGATCTACATAATCATCTGCAATGACAGGGATTTCGCGTTCACTCAGTGGCAGCCGCACCATTTTGCCAATGAAGGCTTGATAGCGTTCGTCTTGCGGATGCACCATAAGGGCTGCGTCGCCCAGCATGGTTTCTGGACGAGTCGTGGCGACCGTTAAGTAAGTAGAACCGTCAACCAGGGGGTAGCGGATATGCCACAGCGAACCCTCTTCCTCGGTGCTAACCACTTCTAAATCGGAGACGGCCGTGCCTAACTTGGGATCCCAATTCACGAGCTTTTTGCCGCGATAGATCAAGCCCTGCTCATATAAGCGGACGAATACTTCGATCACCGCTTGCGACATATGCGGGCTCATCGTGAAATATTCGCGACTCCAATCGGTTGAAGCGCCTAGACGTTTGATTTGCTGTGTAATGATTGAGCCAGAGGTTTCTTTCCAAGCCCAAACTCGCTCAACAAAAGCCTGGCGGCCAAGCTCATGGCGTGACAGATGGTGTTGCTTGAGCTGGCGCTCGACGACGAGCTGAGTGGCAATCCCGGCATGATCCGTACCGGGTACCCACAGCGTGTTGGCGCCCTGCATCCGATGATAGCGCGTCAGGCTATCCATAATCGTCTGATTAAACGCATGCCCCATATGCAGCGTACCCGTGACGTTGGGGGGCGGTAGTAAAATCGAAAAATCTTTAGATCCAGGTGAGAACGTGGGTTTGGCGTAACCCTTTTGCTCCCACCGCGGCCCCCAATAGGCTTCGATTGCGTGGGGCTCAAAACTTTTATTTAGAGTGGTGTCAATCTTATTCATTACACTATTCTCAAGCATTCTCGGGTGGTACATAGCCAGAGGCTGTATCTGCGCCTTCGCCAAAAAAGAATTTTTCGGTTTGTTTGATTAAATATTGGCGTGCGCGTGCATCGGCCATATTGAGACGATTTTCGTTAATCAGCATGGTTTGCTGTTTAAGCCAGCTTTGCCACGCTTCTTTCGATATATCCTGATAAATGCGCTGACCTAATTCTCCCGGCAGAGGGGGGAAATCAAGGCCTTCAGCTTGTTTGCCAAGTTTTACGCAATAAACGGTGCGAGTCATGGAGTACATCCTATTAAATTAATGACCAATGGTGGAGAGTCGGTGCAATTGACTTGCAATGTATAACTTACCTATATTTTATGCAGATGTTTTCCGCTGGTTAAAGTTGCTTCATCAGCACCAACGATTTACGTTGCCAGTTATAAAGGCGGCGGCGGTCTTCAGGCAAGTTATCAATGCTGGCTTTTCTAAACCCACGTTTTAAAAACCAGTGCTCAGTGCGTGTCGTCAACACAAATATACGTGTAAGCCCCTGCGCCCGTGCTCGTTGCTCAATATGTTTGAGCAGTCGTTCACCGTCACCGACTCCTTGTGAGTCTGGGGCGACACTTAAACATGCCATTTCGCCTAATTTTTCTTGCGGATATGGATACAACGCAGCACAGCCAAAGAGCACGCCATCATGCTCTATGACGGAGAAATGATTAATGTCGCGTTCAATTTGAGTGCGTCCGCGTCGCACCAGAGTGCCATCAAATTCAAGCGGTTCAATCAACTGCAAAATACCGCCCACATCATCGATGACTGCTTCGCGCAGACTTTCCAAATTTCTATCGGAAATCATTGAGCCGACGCCATCGTGAGTAAAAAGCTCAAGCAAAATGCTACCATCCAGCGTGAAAGGGATTAAATGCACGCGTGTCACCCCCCCGCGGCACGCGCGAATTGCATGAGTTAAATAAGTTGCCGTTTCCGCATCTAAAGTGTTTGAGGCTTGGAGCTGCTGAGCTTCGTTAAGCGACAATTCG belongs to Mycoavidus sp. B2-EB and includes:
- a CDS encoding oxidative damage protection protein encodes the protein MTRTVYCVKLGKQAEGLDFPPLPGELGQRIYQDISKEAWQSWLKQQTMLINENRLNMADARARQYLIKQTEKFFFGEGADTASGYVPPENA